In Gadus macrocephalus chromosome 4, ASM3116895v1, the following proteins share a genomic window:
- the fam117ba gene encoding protein FAM117B, protein MRDQATQTPRAWADERRRGSHKRSASCGSTDQLKEIAKLRQQLQRSKRSSRHRRDKERKSPFNGGHGIIQSQSPLPKTILIPIPISKSSAPRFRNSVEGLNQEIERMLIRDTPDKEEVIVPQDVPDGHRAPPPLPPRRSSSTRSIDTQTPSGGGLSGNHSNCSSRPDSISPSYLTILSGGGSPYEEKELGPCSPLPKYAASPRPNNSYMFKREPPEGCEKVKVIEDTISKPLHDIPQYLCPDRNKVNFIPNSGSAFCLVSILKPLRPAAELGFRSAVGLRSHSPSLVPLGGLRSHSPSLSLARSSAPTLVEEPESF, encoded by the exons acCCCCAGGGCCTGGGCAGATGAGAGGAGGCGGGGCTCTCACAAGCGCTCAGCGTCCTGCGGGAGCACCGACCAGCTGAAGGAG ATCGCTAAGTTGCGGCAGCAGCTCCAGCGCAGCAAACGCAGCAGCCGCCATCGAAGAGACAAGGAGCGCAAGTCTCCGTTCAATGGTGGCCACGGCATCATCCAATCACAG TCGCCGTTGCCCAAGACCATCCTCATCCCCATCCCCATCTCAAAGTCCTCAGCTCCGCGCTTCCGGAACAGCGTGGAAGGCCTCAACCAGGAGATCGAACGCATGCTCATCCGCGACACGCCCGACAAGGAGGAAGTCATCGTT cccCAGGACGTGCCAGACGGGCACCGGGcgccccccccactgcccccccgccgcagcagcagcacgcgCAGCATCGACACCCAGACGCCCTCGGGGGGAGGCCTGagcggtaaccatagcaactgCAGCAGCCGGCCCGACTCGATCTCGCCCTCCTACCTCACCATCCTCAGTGGGGGGGGCAGCCCGTACGAGGAGAAAG AGCTGGGTCCCTGCTCGCCGCTGCCCAAGTACGCAGCGTCCCCGCGGCCCAACAACAGCTACATGTTCAAGCGGGAGCCGCCGGAGGGCTGCGAGAAGGTCAAGGTGATCGAGGACACCAT ATCCAAGCCACTCCATGACATCCCGCAGTACCTGTGTCCCGACCGCAACAAGGTCAACTTCATCCCCAACAGCGGCTCCGCCTTCTGCCTGGTCAGCATCCTCAAGCCCCTGCGGCCCGCGGCCGAGCTGGGCTTCCGGTCGGCGGTGGGCCTGCGCAGCCACTCGCCCTCCCTGGTGCCACTAGGGGGCCTGCGGAGCCACTCCCCCTCCCTGAGCCTGGCGCGGAGCTCCGCCCCCACCCTGGTGGAGGAGCCCGAGAGCTTTTGA